DNA from Daucus carota subsp. sativus chromosome 1, DH1 v3.0, whole genome shotgun sequence:
atatagCCGCCTATTGCACATTTCATTTAATATAAAGGAAATTTAAGTACAAAACTGTTTTTGAATGAAATTCTTATTACGAAATCAGAAAAAAAACACAAGATGCCTTTTTCCAATATATTGATAAGcgcaaaattattttaaagttGCAAACACATTTCTTGTATACTTAAATACCTCAAGTTTTGACCTTTTCAATCTGAAAGAGTAAACTAGTAAAGAACAACAAACCCTAGGGAGGAAGGAGAGAAGGAGAGCGTGTGTGTAATGTTTGAATGAATGAAAGGTAGTTATTTTGggttgataatatttttaagtttttccgtgattgattattgatttatattttggtCTGTTTCTGATGGATATATGGAGAGTAAATTGTATTATGTATACCCTTACATAGATTATAAACATGATCTTGTGCCCACACATCGATATATAGATTGTTATACGCATTAACATATCTGAATTTTGTTATAGATACATGGATTGTTATATTTAGAATATGTAGTATTGCAAGTGGTAATGTGGTATGTCAGTTGGTACAGATGCACTTTACTCTTATATAAATCATGTAGGAAAGTTCATTGTAGTGTgcttatttggaaaaaaaaatttgggggGTAAATGTAGATATATGCATACATTACGTCTAATGTTGTTTTAGTAACAAATCCCAAGTCCGAGTACCATTTTTTCTACTCTTATCTTTATTTAATAGTAGTGTGCTTATttggaatttatttttttggtggGGTGGGGGGTAAATGTAGATATATGCATACATTACATCTATGTTGTTTTAGTAACAAACCCCAAGTCCAAAGACCATTTTTTCTATTCTAATCTTTATTTAACGAACTAAAAGCATCAATTGAGTGTGGCCACAATTGTAGTACATCAAGATGGAAAATTTACTTAATTTTCTTTAATTGAATGATCAAATAAAAGggaagaaaagaagaggaaGATTCAtgtggaattttttttatttttctttgctAGATGCCTGGCAATTCTTCACATCTAAGTTTTAAGCTACCACTGTTATATATAAGCAAGACCAGATATCTTTATAATGATGAGAAACCTCTTTAAATCCTTTTGCCGATCatctacaaaaatttctttACCTTTCTCCTAATGAGTCCTTTATGCAATTTTGATCAATTAATGCTTCATACATGACCACGCCTCTAATACAAGCCGTTGGTATTATCATAGACTTGCATAAGCTCCGGCAGAACTTCATCTTAATCAAAGcattgaattaatatttgttgGTCCTTTAGGGCAAATATTTTCCTGTTGTATTCCTGTTGGTTGGTCAATGCAATTGTGCAATCTTCACTCAGATTAACTACAACTGGACAGAAAAGGCGGCTCGGTTATGCAAAATTTGTTATTAGTAGGCTAGTAGCTGGTAATAGAAAATGTTGGATCCAAAGCAGCAACCTGATAACTGATAAGTGTCCTAATGTTCACAGCTTTCTCAAAGtccaaaaaaatgatttttatcaTGTTTTCTTTAAGTTTCTAGAGCATTAACTAATCAAAACATTGAACATGTTTATGTTTTCTTTATGCAGCTACAGAAAGATTTTAGCAGCAGGTCCGATTTTGCATTCATAGCATTCACTAAGATCACAGAGCTTTCCTCGTCAGACCAAGCTGATCTCACCCAGCTATTCAGGGCGGCTGCACACGAAGCGAAAAAATCTCGTGCGCAAAATCGCATCCTCAGGCTGGTGAGCTGAATTGCACTCCTGAATTGCcacatttatttattactataatattttgttactaTGAAGCAGCATTCTGGTTCTTGTTAATGATAGAGAATGTCAGTTGTACTTTTTTATGAGTATCCTTCTATTTTTTGTTCGGTTGATCTCATGCAATCATTTTATACCAATGCAAGATGCCATGTGGAATTGAGATACATCAGAGACAAAATTGTAGCAAGTGTaataaatattgtaaaaatacATTGATACTTTGTAAAGATAATGTGAACGAATGAATTGGTGTTTTGAAGCCTTTGGAGCGGCATAATAAGTTTTGCATTTCCAGTATGTTAAATTGAACGAGCACGTATAGTAAAGGAAAACATTTGATACTTAGTCCTTTTACTCTTAAGTCTTAGGAGTGTCATTGAATTGGATAACTATATTAAGAAACTAGATCTAGGTTCTTACCTCCTATTTTTGTATCTGATGAATGATGATTGTTACACAACGTCACATTCTGCCAAATGGCAATATATTTTGGTTCCGTGCATTTGGGGACCCAGTTGCTATTTAGAGAGCAAATAGTCCCTtggtagtatatatatatttcctcaATGAAGATATAAGAACAGGTAGCTATCTGAGAAAGGAATAATATGTCCAATCAGAGGCGGAACTAGGCATAGTTTACGGGTTGAATGTAATTGTTTTTGGCAAGTGGCAGATTCTAATTTATCCTCCTTGTTATAGCAGATTGCATTTCCAACTATTTACCTTTAATGATAAAGGTACCCTTTATTGAGGGTCTATCTCATGGTTGATTTTGTTCTGCAACTTATTGTTACCAGCGGCAGGGTTTAAAATTTCATTAAGCATACAAGACTGATTGTGATGAAAATATGCATTTTGTATTCTCAACTTGCTGTTATTAACATTTTGATCTATTGCTGGTTGTTTTGATTGCTataatttttcatcaaaaaatgaGTTAATAACAGAGTCATCAAGCCAGGCTCCTTTCTACCAAGATGTTCTTTATTCTCATATCAATAACTTACGTAATTATGGATTTATTATCACATGCAGGTTCTGCTGTACTGTAGATCTTCAGTAACTCCATACCATCGATGGCCTGTAACTGAGAAACTATTTACTCTAGATGTGATGTACCTCCATGACAAGCCTGGACCTGAAAACTGTCCTCAAAAGGTGTATGATGCTCTGGTGGACACCCTTGAACAAGTCAGTGAATACGAGGGCTACATCTTTGAAACTGGGCAAGGGCTGCCGCGTATAATCTTTCGCCACATGTGCGTGCTTTTATCCCACCCCCAGCAGCGTTGCGTGCAAGATGATATCGACATACCCAAGTCTCTCACTAGAAAGCCACCAGCCTCTGAGACAACCACAGGCAGTGAAGTTCAAGGCTCAAGCCAGTAAGTAAGCATGTATAATGTAACTGTTCAGCACACCCCTTCCCCGACATGGTACTTTGTACTCTGTAATGTGTGTGCGGAAGTGTAACTTTTTAGactaaaccttttttttttcttgcaaaACTGTGAAGCTTAAAGCTTTCTAAAAGCTTCAAAGCTTTTCAGTGGACACCTAAaagacttgtagtttcataaagATGCGCGTGGTGTGTTATGGTTTACATGATCAGCGCTACAAGAGCTGCATGTTGTCGGATAATTTGCGAGATGCAGAACTTCAAAACTGCTTTAGTTCATGATATCCATATTTTGCTGAGATGCTATGCAGATGAATTAAAACGGATTCATGATAGAAAAATGCAGTATTATTGCGGATAGATAGTATTATTAGTCACACAAGTTGATATAATATCCATATAATTTGGTTACTTATCAACTACTGAGAAAACAAAGTCTTGCTCTTATCTGTCTGATTGTATATCAGTCTATCCACATCTTTTGGAATAATTATATTAcgctaatattattattttgatgctAATCAACATCAACCATTGAGGTTAGAAATATGAAGAGCAATGGGGTTTGATGATAAGATGGTATTTACTATTTAGTATCTACAGCTGCAGGCAATGGTTTATCCATCTGTCTATTTTCTTATTGTCCAAGTCTCCAGAAcagttttctaaaatatttctaaaatatagtttaataagttatgaaatattttctTACTGTCCAAGTCTCCAGAACTCTTGTTTACACTGAGAAAAGGACTCGcaaatatttctaaaatatagtttgataaattatcttgaacttttcttttctgaataaacattaaaattttatacaaaaagaaaattttaaaaataaactatgaaattatattcatatacgtcttaatatgcgtgtcgagcaatgaAAAAGACCGTAATAAAATGAGAGGGAgagggactgagggagtatatactatataatagACGGTCCTGTTTTCCGGCATCTGTATAACGTCCGAGATTATAAcaatattttgtgacattcaatattatttttttaacaggtaaaatttaggaaaaatcattgaaaaaataaataatcattcTAGTCGTCCATCAGAAAAAATACTAAATATGATAAACATATGTTGTAATCTCGATTGttagatatattatataacaattatGAATTATAGGACCCGTAGTAGAAATCACAGTTGCTCGTTAACAATGAAATGATAAAAGTCAGATacaaactaaattttataaattgtttttcCGGTCAGCAACATCAGCTTAAGATTATTATACCGAGTGAACACCTGAGCATGACGGTATCTTCACTATTATACTCCCATTTTAAGAAAGTATAGTAAAAGTCAACTGGGACATTATCAATCTTTAACTAAAAATGTCCATGAAACGTTATTGATCCAAAGTGTTCTCAACTTGTTCAACTTAGCCGGTGTTTAAATGAAAAAGAATTGCATTTTAATATAGTTGTcttcttttttaataaattaaaaggaTTTGACCAAACTTTCATGCCCAAATATGGCTGTTCCTTTATCCACTCAATGACTCAAAGGGGTTATCTGCAGCTTCAATTTTGTAAGCATCGTACTGCTCGGATGCATGATATAAATTATGTGTTTATTTTCGTTTAAGTGAACtcgattttatttgtttattaaaaaatttgattttagagAAGAATTTTGTTCGTTTagtaaataaatatgtatattttacgGGTTTTGTTTAAACTCGGCTcgaatatatttgtttatgttattatattCTTGACACTCGAAATTTCCTGCCCTGGACAGGACATGTACCTGGTCATGTTGATTTATGCCTATATTTGAAATCTCTCATCCAATTccatgatattttaaaataaaaaattgtcaaCAAAAGGAAGAGTTTCTTGATCAAACATGGGGACACCTAACATGTCCTTTAATTGAATCTTAGGGTAATCTAAAATAATAGTATTACCTTCATTTTATAATGGAGCCATTTAACTCCAGCTTATAATGGGGACGTTTAACATATTTTAACTGGAAAAAATTGATTATAAAGAAGAAGTCATTTTTGTTTTATGTATTtagatgatttttttatatttacaatttattaaatataaaaattattaataatataataaattttataaattatcttttaaaatggttcctacatatttataaaatcaaaatttaaaaacaaatataagccaatgaaaaaatttaaattttcaacttctcagattctaatttataaattgttttCGACCCATAAATTTATTACACAAATGATAAGAATAAGCTGATTTTGGCTTATAAATCGAGCCCAGCTGTGTCATCAAGTTGTTCTTTTAGGCTCTTGAGAGGCACTAACTGCTATTATTTATTATTGGAAGCTACCAAGTTGATGGATAACTCTATAAATAGATTAATCCAACAGGCAttggttttaagttttaactttTATTAAGGTTGCAAACAAGAGAATTTTGCATCTGTTTGTATGGGGATCTGCATATCCACTGCATCTTATTCTTCTGAGATCTATGATATTGAGCATGGCCCTGAGAATGCTGTGTTTTATGAAGAAATGAAAGATGCAGCTGAAGAGAATCAATTACTCTGTtctcttcattctcagcaaggCAGTAAAGGGATAAATCAAGATTATGGGATCATATATCAGGTACAGTTATGTTTTGTTGAGAATCTTTAACTGAGTTACTGGTTTTTCACTATGTAAATGAAACTTGTATAACAGAAGATGTTCTAAGTTTAGACTTGGAAGAACTTTGCTGGTATTGTTGGCATTCTTGGTTTTAGCGGGAAGGAATagaatgaaaaattatgaaCAAAATTTAAGACGAAAGAACGCGATGTTACGATAAGGGCACTTTTGTTCTTTATTGAATAGAATCATGATTTAGTTGCAAACCTTCTGATTATAGATTACCTTTGTTGTTTTCTTTATAAGGGCTATGGAATGGAAATGGGAACTTTCTGCGGAGTCTTTGATGGGCACGGAGCAAATGGTCATACGGTTAGTAAATTGGTTAGGAACCGGTTGCCTTCGTTGCTGTTGAATCAAAGAAATGATATCGTGAAGTACAATTCACTATCAAACGACGATAGGAATCTTGAGAACTGGAAAGAGGCTTGTGTTAGCGGATTCAGGGTGATGGACAAGGAGATTAAGCTTATGGAAAATCTGGACTGCACTTGCAGCGGAACCACTGCTGTTACTGCTATGAAACAGGTGCTTATTTACATAGGTTTTTGACATTAATGTAAAAACATTAATGCTTGTATGcattttaattggtcaaaatCTTTGCAGGGTGAGGACCTTGTTGTAGCTAATCTTGGTGATTCAAGAGCAGTTCTGGGAACGATTGGTAAGAATGGAATCCGGGCTGTTCAGTTAACCACAGACTTAAAACCATGTGTTCCCAGTAAGTTAGTCCTTATTTTCTTCCATTCTGAATCGGATTCGTAAAAGTTTTTGATCAGATAATCTGGGCGTACCTTGTGTTGTTATAATTGTGTCATTTGTGTTGTAGTGGAAGCAGAGAGAATTAGATCATGCAACGGTCGTGTGCTTGCTTTAAAAGATGAATCACACGTTCAACGAGTATGGTTGCCTCAAGACCAGAGCCGGGCCTGAGGGTGTGCAGAGTGTTCGACGGAACAGGGCCCTAAAATATCAGGGgcacattttttttatgtaggtttatatatatatgtatagtcaaaatgaaaaaaaaaatagctaaaaaagtaaattttatttttaagattaaaaaattgtaaatgaaaaaaaaatt
Protein-coding regions in this window:
- the LOC108205472 gene encoding uncharacterized protein LOC108205472, with product MEASEGHITTPPPPPPAPYTLPPSSYASEDIIFCIDTDSECLKEMKVGGPAGPFTRLDTMKQSILMFINAKLAINSDHRFAFCAIGKNTYWLQKDFSSRSDFAFIAFTKITELSSSDQADLTQLFRAAAHEAKKSRAQNRILRLVLLYCRSSVTPYHRWPVTEKLFTLDVMYLHDKPGPENCPQKVYDALVDTLEQVSEYEGYIFETGQGLPRIIFRHMCVLLSHPQQRCVQDDIDIPKSLTRKPPASETTTGSEVQGSSQ